In a single window of the Flavobacterium sp. W4I14 genome:
- a CDS encoding hypothetical protein (product_source=Hypo-rule applied) gives MERSEIISLLEVINQQVSSSVLGGMEEEYEELESMGLIKINRDSVQWSSAMTPAGNAYLGHD, from the coding sequence ATGGAAAGATCAGAAATCATATCTCTACTTGAGGTAATCAATCAGCAGGTTAGTTCTTCGGTTTTAGGTGGGATGGAAGAAGAATATGAAGAATTAGAAAGCATGGGCCTGATTAAAATTAACCGCGATTCGGTACAATGGTCGTCTGCTATGACGCCTGCAGGAAATGCATATTTAGGACACGATTAG
- a CDS encoding hypothetical protein (product_source=Hypo-rule applied; transmembrane_helix_parts=Outside_1_4,TMhelix_5_22,Inside_23_49,TMhelix_50_72,Outside_73_82,TMhelix_83_105,Inside_106_126) has translation MEAHIYYLFIMALPVACIAWTVTKEEIFKEAREFCVNRSKNCDQLAKRKFFYVFTCEYCFSHYVTAILLFITKFTLLYPDWRGYLISFFSIIWVANVYMSLYNIIRIDLKKEKIKAQREESALKND, from the coding sequence ATGGAAGCACACATCTATTATCTTTTCATTATGGCCTTACCCGTAGCTTGCATCGCGTGGACAGTTACAAAAGAAGAAATTTTCAAAGAAGCACGTGAATTCTGTGTAAACCGTTCTAAAAACTGTGATCAACTGGCAAAAAGAAAGTTTTTTTATGTTTTTACCTGCGAATATTGCTTCAGTCATTATGTAACCGCAATTCTGCTTTTTATTACCAAATTCACCTTACTTTATCCCGATTGGCGTGGTTATCTTATTTCTTTCTTTTCGATAATATGGGTAGCAAATGTTTATATGAGTTTATATAACATTATCCGTATCGATCTGAAAAAGGAAAAGATTAAAGCTCAGCGGGAAGAATCAGCACTCAAAAACGATTGA
- a CDS encoding hypothetical protein (product_source=Hypo-rule applied; pfam=PF13619), translating to MPSSVIKYFSYDAATETLKIIFVTDMIYQYKEVPEKIYKMLKASGSKGRYFNRHIKDKFKFQKLEEG from the coding sequence ATGCCATCATCAGTAATAAAATATTTTAGTTATGATGCAGCTACAGAAACATTGAAAATCATCTTTGTAACCGATATGATTTATCAATATAAAGAGGTCCCAGAAAAAATTTACAAGATGTTAAAGGCTTCCGGATCGAAAGGAAGATATTTTAACCGTCACATTAAGGATAAATTTAAATTCCAGAAACTAGAGGAAGGATAA
- a CDS encoding endonuclease-8 (product_source=KO:K05522; cath_funfam=1.10.8.50,3.20.190.10; cog=COG0266; ko=KO:K05522; pfam=PF06831; smart=SM01232; superfamily=46946,81624), whose amino-acid sequence MPEGPSIIILKDLIKALHLGKPEVLEVAGNTNLDKDRLLHEKIQDFKSWGKHFLICFNDFTIRIHFMLFGSYLINERKKAPLKLGLIFKKDELNFYTCKVDLLEGNVKKHYHWENDVMADEWDSSAAIKKLKEKPQALVCDVLLDQQIFSGVGNIIKNEVLYRTRIHPLTKIENLPPAKLKILVKEAKNYSFDFLKWKKENTLSKHWETYSQKECPLKHKIEKKELGKTHRQTYFCKKCQKLYV is encoded by the coding sequence ATGCCCGAAGGTCCATCAATAATAATATTAAAAGATTTAATCAAAGCGCTCCATTTGGGTAAGCCGGAAGTACTGGAAGTAGCAGGCAATACAAATCTCGACAAAGATAGATTGCTCCATGAAAAAATCCAGGATTTTAAGAGCTGGGGTAAACATTTCCTGATCTGTTTTAACGATTTCACAATCCGTATTCATTTTATGCTATTTGGCAGTTATTTAATTAATGAGCGTAAAAAAGCACCATTAAAATTGGGACTGATCTTTAAAAAAGATGAATTAAACTTTTATACCTGCAAAGTTGACCTCCTGGAAGGAAACGTTAAAAAACATTACCACTGGGAAAACGATGTAATGGCTGATGAGTGGGACAGCAGTGCAGCTATTAAAAAATTAAAAGAAAAACCGCAGGCATTGGTTTGCGACGTATTGCTGGATCAGCAGATTTTTAGTGGAGTGGGTAATATTATTAAAAACGAGGTCTTATACCGCACCCGTATACATCCCTTAACCAAAATTGAAAATTTACCGCCTGCAAAATTAAAGATACTGGTTAAGGAAGCCAAAAATTATAGTTTTGATTTTTTAAAATGGAAAAAGGAAAATACATTAAGCAAGCATTGGGAAACATATAGTCAGAAAGAGTGCCCGCTAAAGCATAAGATAGAGAAAAAGGAACTCGGAAAAACACACCGGCAAACTTATTTCTGTAAAAAATGCCAAAAACTATATGTTTAG
- a CDS encoding isopentenyl-diphosphate delta-isomerase (product_source=KO:K01823; cath_funfam=3.90.79.10; cog=COG1443; ko=KO:K01823; pfam=PF00293; superfamily=55811; tigrfam=TIGR02150): MEEQVILVDEEDVPKGQMDKMEAHEKGVLHRAFSVFIFNSKRELLLQQRALSKYHSAGLWTNTCCSHPRIGESNIHAAKRRLMEEMGMECELNYLFKFTYKAVFEDGLTEHEVDHVFFGMSDELPVINDGEVECFKYMDLETLAQDIAVNPSAYTPWLRICLDKVVAHASTAKTKNGHTA, encoded by the coding sequence ATGGAAGAACAAGTTATTCTGGTTGATGAGGAGGATGTTCCGAAAGGACAGATGGATAAAATGGAAGCGCATGAGAAAGGTGTATTACACCGTGCATTTTCTGTTTTTATTTTTAATTCTAAACGCGAACTATTACTGCAGCAGCGAGCACTGAGCAAATATCATTCTGCCGGCTTATGGACGAATACCTGTTGCAGTCATCCGCGGATTGGAGAAAGTAATATCCACGCAGCAAAAAGAAGATTGATGGAAGAAATGGGGATGGAATGTGAATTGAACTATCTGTTTAAATTTACCTACAAGGCCGTATTTGAAGATGGGTTAACGGAACACGAAGTTGATCATGTTTTTTTTGGTATGAGTGATGAATTACCAGTTATAAATGATGGGGAAGTAGAATGCTTTAAGTATATGGATTTGGAGACCTTGGCACAGGATATTGCAGTTAATCCGAGTGCCTATACACCATGGTTAAGAATCTGTTTGGATAAAGTTGTAGCGCACGCATCAACGGCTAAAACAAAAAACGGGCATACAGCCTAA
- a CDS encoding phytoene synthase (product_source=KO:K02291; cath_funfam=1.10.600.10; cog=COG1562; ko=KO:K02291; pfam=PF00494; superfamily=48576): MNLKKQYNTLFYMKEIFDQLSANCSRLTTKLYSTSFSYGIYFLGKELRQPIHSIYGFVRLADEIVDSFHHYDKNFLLEKFKEDTFEAINLGISLNPILNSFQRVVNQYQIDQELIVLFLRSMEMDLSTQEYTPELYNEYILGSAEVVGLMCLKVFTNGSDADYEQLKPYAMKLGSAFQKVNFLRDVKADHQTLNRNYFPNINLALFCDHQKKEIEKEIEAEFAMALTGIKQLPTASRNGVYLSYIYYKKLFAKIKRLSAEKVMTERIRISNTRKVGLMFGSIIRNKLNVI, translated from the coding sequence ATGAATTTGAAAAAACAATACAATACCCTTTTTTACATGAAAGAAATTTTTGATCAACTATCTGCCAATTGTAGCCGGCTTACCACTAAGTTGTATAGTACCAGCTTTTCTTATGGTATTTATTTTCTTGGTAAAGAACTGCGTCAACCCATACACTCCATTTATGGCTTTGTACGTTTAGCGGATGAGATTGTAGATAGTTTCCATCACTATGACAAGAATTTTTTATTAGAAAAATTTAAGGAAGATACTTTCGAAGCCATTAACCTGGGCATTAGTTTAAACCCCATTTTAAATTCATTCCAAAGGGTTGTAAATCAATACCAGATAGATCAGGAGCTGATTGTTCTTTTTCTGAGGAGTATGGAAATGGATCTTTCTACGCAAGAATATACACCAGAACTTTACAACGAATATATTTTAGGATCCGCAGAAGTGGTAGGTTTGATGTGTTTAAAGGTTTTCACCAATGGCAGCGATGCTGATTACGAGCAATTGAAGCCTTACGCTATGAAATTGGGCTCTGCATTTCAGAAGGTTAATTTTTTAAGGGATGTAAAGGCTGATCATCAAACACTTAATCGGAATTATTTTCCCAATATTAATTTAGCCCTATTCTGCGATCATCAAAAAAAAGAAATCGAAAAGGAAATTGAAGCAGAATTTGCAATGGCCTTAACTGGTATTAAGCAGTTGCCCACAGCATCCAGAAATGGCGTATATTTGTCTTATATCTATTATAAAAAATTATTTGCTAAGATAAAGCGTTTAAGTGCTGAAAAAGTTATGACTGAAAGGATAAGAATTTCGAACACGCGTAAAGTAGGTTTGATGTTTGGTTCTATTATCCGTAATAAGTTAAATGTAATTTAA
- a CDS encoding DNA-binding transcriptional MerR regulator (product_source=COG0789; cath_funfam=1.10.1660.10; cog=COG0789; ko=KO:K22491; pfam=PF13411; smart=SM00422; superfamily=46955,52242): MTYSISDLEQLSGIHSHTIRIWEQRYNALSPMRSQGNTRLYDDKQLRRLLNIVSLNKSGLKISKICGLSDEAIDKLLDQQFSYPTDDEQADYVSQLIRHGLAFDERSFNHLIDQSIDQLGLSGCYRKIMYPLLVRLGLMWRKDDICPAHEHFLSNIIRQKIFTHINNLPLTRHAGESWLLFLPEDEDHDIGLLFASYMLRMHHHHVIFLGSKVPLDSIKRIFSTLNVGHVLLFMIKSRLEHGAQKYIDQLSEICSSAKIHLAGNSEVIGKLNNIDHINWFKTLDEFEKTIQYPFLHERNF, from the coding sequence ATGACTTACTCTATTTCAGATCTTGAACAGCTTTCGGGCATCCATTCTCATACCATCAGGATCTGGGAGCAGCGTTACAATGCGCTGAGTCCGATGCGATCTCAAGGCAATACGCGATTATATGATGATAAGCAGCTCCGAAGACTATTAAATATCGTAAGCTTAAATAAAAGCGGTTTAAAAATTTCTAAAATCTGCGGCCTTTCTGATGAAGCAATTGATAAACTTCTCGACCAACAGTTTTCCTATCCCACTGATGATGAGCAGGCAGATTATGTTTCGCAACTCATTAGGCATGGTTTGGCTTTTGATGAGCGCTCATTTAATCATTTAATTGATCAGAGCATTGATCAGTTGGGGCTTTCTGGTTGCTACCGGAAAATAATGTATCCATTGTTGGTCCGTTTGGGCTTAATGTGGCGAAAAGACGATATTTGTCCTGCACACGAGCATTTTTTATCAAACATTATCCGTCAAAAAATATTTACACACATCAATAACCTTCCTTTAACAAGGCATGCTGGCGAAAGTTGGCTTCTTTTTTTACCGGAAGATGAAGATCATGATATTGGGCTGCTTTTCGCCAGTTATATGCTAAGGATGCACCATCATCATGTTATTTTTTTAGGCAGCAAAGTTCCGTTAGATTCAATTAAGCGAATATTTTCTACATTAAATGTAGGTCATGTTTTGCTTTTTATGATAAAGTCAAGATTGGAACATGGCGCACAAAAATACATAGATCAATTGTCTGAAATATGCTCATCCGCTAAGATCCATCTTGCGGGAAATAGTGAGGTTATCGGTAAACTAAACAATATCGATCACATCAACTGGTTTAAAACGCTCGATGAATTTGAAAAAACAATACAATACCCTTTTTTACATGAAAGAAATTTTTGA
- a CDS encoding hypothetical protein (product_source=Hypo-rule applied) has protein sequence MKNRIRTANRLNVSITKKVIELQEQGYDCDFLLLANGSLHCMQTNLSYPLSTVAIKQREHGYDFFSHSYKNVHTIETGNGERGVLLTEKVF, from the coding sequence ATGAAAAATAGAATTCGCACCGCCAATAGATTAAACGTATCTATTACTAAAAAGGTTATTGAACTGCAGGAGCAAGGTTACGACTGTGATTTTCTTCTACTGGCTAACGGTAGTTTACATTGCATGCAAACCAACTTAAGCTATCCGCTAAGTACGGTTGCTATTAAACAAAGGGAACATGGCTACGATTTCTTTAGCCATTCGTATAAAAATGTGCATACCATTGAAACAGGTAATGGTGAAAGGGGTGTATTGCTTACCGAAAAGGTCTTTTAA
- a CDS encoding DNA-binding LytR/AlgR family response regulator (product_source=COG3279; cath_funfam=3.40.50.2300; cog=COG3279; pfam=PF00072,PF04397; smart=SM00448,SM00850; superfamily=52172), producing MKLTCIVIDDDIHAVNGIKSYINHLANIHLINSYTDPLQALNEITAGDRVDIIFIDVDMPMISGLELSKAIRHKTDKLIFTTSHSKYAYEAFEMNASAYLLKPYTFARFAETINRLFPLSPSLPNVGIKKEDDYFFVRNKNEKNNLIKVRYTDIVAIESLQNYVRIFTLNETIVSYIALSEIKIILKDYQNFAQAHRSFIIAKNYIEKVEGNTLKMINDLTINIGNSYRESIQDYIKEKTIKTNRS from the coding sequence ATGAAATTAACATGTATCGTAATTGATGACGACATTCACGCCGTCAACGGTATAAAATCATACATCAATCATCTGGCAAATATTCATTTAATAAATTCGTATACAGATCCGTTACAAGCATTAAATGAAATTACTGCAGGAGATCGTGTTGACATTATTTTTATAGATGTTGATATGCCTATGATTTCGGGATTAGAATTATCAAAAGCAATCAGGCATAAAACAGACAAATTAATTTTTACCACTTCGCATTCTAAATATGCCTATGAAGCGTTTGAAATGAATGCAAGCGCTTATTTATTAAAACCATATACCTTTGCCCGTTTTGCCGAGACCATAAACAGATTATTTCCCCTCAGCCCCAGCTTACCGAATGTTGGTATTAAAAAAGAGGATGATTATTTCTTTGTAAGGAATAAAAATGAGAAGAACAACTTAATTAAAGTAAGGTATACCGATATCGTTGCGATAGAAAGCCTGCAAAACTATGTCCGGATTTTCACCCTAAACGAAACCATTGTATCATACATTGCACTATCAGAGATAAAGATCATTTTAAAAGATTATCAGAATTTTGCACAGGCACACCGCTCATTTATTATTGCTAAAAACTACATCGAGAAAGTAGAGGGCAATACCCTAAAAATGATCAATGATTTAACCATCAACATTGGAAATAGTTACCGTGAGAGCATACAAGACTACATAAAAGAGAAAACGATTAAAACTAACCGCTCTTAA
- a CDS encoding two-component system LytT family sensor kinase (product_source=KO:K02478; cath_funfam=3.30.565.10; cog=COG2972; ko=KO:K02478; pfam=PF06580; superfamily=48024,55874; transmembrane_helix_parts=Inside_1_20,TMhelix_21_42,Outside_43_51,TMhelix_52_74,Inside_75_85,TMhelix_86_108,Outside_109_122,TMhelix_123_145,Inside_146_360), with protein MTLIAKKNKLHKISTWFSDKKLHILGWTIFIFYEAIIIGIFVGRFSTLSTYVIFYSLNIATFYFHAHVVLAFALKKINERWWKLPLFILLELGAYLILTVCLDYIVINYTDYNGPIKLMFNAAFFAAPIYRAIYFMCFATSYYFLLNFLEERKKIEDLEKQRLNNIIQIAKSENAFLKAQIQPHLLFNTLDFIYLNAKDSSPVAAEAIHSLAEMMRYSVDGNQDKEFILLDEEINQVENLINLHQLRKDHQVQLRFWYDDEIRNVKIIPLVLTILVENMFKHGELLTASHPAEASLRIEHNQLIIETSNLTKAVKDNSGLSSGMENIKKRLAYTYGKNAEFSYFTDSDQYFKVMLVIRIK; from the coding sequence ATGACGCTTATCGCTAAAAAAAACAAATTACACAAAATTTCAACCTGGTTTTCCGACAAAAAACTTCACATTTTAGGTTGGACGATCTTCATATTTTATGAGGCCATCATCATAGGCATCTTTGTTGGAAGATTCTCTACACTGAGCACTTATGTTATTTTTTATAGCTTAAACATTGCTACATTTTATTTCCACGCACATGTAGTTTTGGCTTTTGCGCTGAAGAAAATAAATGAAAGATGGTGGAAATTACCCCTGTTTATTTTACTTGAACTGGGCGCTTATCTAATACTAACGGTTTGTTTAGATTATATCGTAATTAATTATACAGATTATAATGGCCCTATTAAGCTGATGTTTAATGCAGCCTTTTTTGCTGCGCCGATTTACCGGGCCATATATTTTATGTGCTTCGCTACCAGTTATTATTTTCTCCTTAATTTTCTCGAAGAGCGCAAGAAGATTGAAGACCTGGAGAAACAACGGCTAAATAACATTATCCAAATAGCTAAATCAGAAAATGCTTTTTTAAAGGCACAGATACAACCTCATCTATTATTTAATACTTTAGATTTTATTTATCTGAACGCTAAAGATTCTTCTCCGGTTGCTGCAGAAGCCATTCATTCTCTGGCTGAGATGATGCGCTATTCGGTTGACGGCAATCAGGATAAAGAGTTTATTTTGCTTGATGAGGAGATTAATCAGGTAGAAAACCTCATCAACCTGCATCAGCTCCGTAAAGATCACCAGGTACAGCTCCGTTTTTGGTACGATGATGAAATACGTAATGTTAAAATCATTCCATTGGTGTTAACCATCTTGGTAGAGAATATGTTTAAACATGGAGAACTGCTTACAGCATCACATCCTGCCGAAGCGAGTTTGAGGATTGAACACAATCAACTTATTATAGAAACTTCAAACTTAACAAAGGCAGTTAAAGATAACTCAGGCTTAAGCTCTGGCATGGAAAATATAAAGAAGCGCTTAGCTTACACCTATGGCAAAAATGCTGAGTTCAGCTACTTTACTGATTCAGACCAGTATTTCAAGGTAATGTTAGTAATTAGAATTAAATAA
- a CDS encoding DNA-binding LytR/AlgR family response regulator (product_source=COG3279; cath_funfam=3.40.50.2300; cog=COG3279; pfam=PF00072; smart=SM00448; superfamily=52172), with the protein MSISCIAIDDDPHSLESLIAYMEKLPDLKLIQTFTEPLQALAEISVSNPVDIIFMDVEMPSLSGIELATLLRQKTKHLVFTTAHPRYAIDAFKVDADAYLLKPYSILHFTKTINNLYPTGKKAQHPFSVFEDHFFYIPLQGENADLVRIDLNELIAIEEMGEDIQFKTTKNAFLSSKSNFTKTLKMLKKHSAFIQVTPTVVIAKQHIKSVLGNKILLSGETSFTVSGTYIELFANFIKNNLLQEKPRPDTIM; encoded by the coding sequence ATGTCAATAAGTTGTATTGCTATTGATGACGACCCTCATTCCCTAGAGAGCTTAATAGCATATATGGAAAAGCTGCCTGATTTAAAGCTTATCCAAACTTTTACTGAACCGCTCCAAGCCCTAGCAGAAATATCAGTATCTAATCCTGTCGACATTATTTTTATGGATGTCGAAATGCCTTCACTTTCCGGAATTGAATTAGCAACGCTATTAAGGCAAAAAACAAAACACCTGGTTTTTACTACGGCGCATCCAAGGTATGCCATTGATGCTTTTAAAGTTGATGCGGATGCTTATCTACTTAAGCCATACTCTATTTTACATTTTACTAAAACAATAAACAACCTCTATCCAACTGGAAAAAAAGCGCAACATCCTTTTTCCGTTTTCGAAGATCATTTCTTTTACATCCCTTTACAAGGAGAAAACGCTGATTTGGTAAGAATAGATCTGAATGAATTGATTGCAATAGAAGAAATGGGGGAAGATATTCAATTTAAAACTACAAAAAATGCTTTTCTAAGTTCAAAATCTAATTTCACCAAGACCTTGAAAATGTTAAAAAAACATTCGGCATTTATCCAGGTTACCCCTACTGTCGTTATTGCAAAACAGCATATCAAAAGTGTACTCGGCAATAAAATACTGCTTTCTGGCGAAACATCCTTTACTGTTTCGGGTACATACATAGAGCTTTTTGCAAATTTTATCAAGAACAATTTGCTTCAGGAAAAGCCCCGTCCCGACACCATCATGTAG
- a CDS encoding DNA-binding response OmpR family regulator (product_source=COG0745; cath_funfam=3.40.50.2300; cog=COG0745; pfam=PF00072; smart=SM00448; superfamily=52172), giving the protein MKRVLVVDDDPDVLEVFQDVLETEHYKVYPLLSPRHIFKTIRDFSPDLIILDIMLNGMDGRAVFKELRLNPETARIPIIMASARYDENYITSQKYHPDDYLEKPFNMADLLQKVSALTEN; this is encoded by the coding sequence TTGAAAAGAGTGTTGGTTGTGGATGATGATCCAGATGTATTAGAGGTTTTCCAGGATGTATTAGAAACCGAACATTATAAAGTTTATCCGCTACTATCTCCTCGGCATATTTTTAAAACAATAAGAGATTTTAGTCCCGATCTGATTATTCTAGACATTATGTTAAATGGAATGGATGGCCGTGCTGTGTTTAAAGAGTTAAGGTTAAATCCTGAAACAGCGCGTATCCCCATTATTATGGCATCGGCCAGGTACGATGAAAATTATATTACATCGCAAAAATACCATCCCGATGATTATTTAGAAAAACCCTTTAATATGGCAGATTTGCTCCAAAAAGTAAGTGCTTTAACCGAAAATTAA
- a CDS encoding hypothetical protein (product_source=Hypo-rule applied; cath_funfam=2.40.160.20; cleavage_site_network=SignalP-noTM; superfamily=103515) — MKLKLLLSLLLLCTTVSIKVKAQSRPDKLYSMSGIGFAFPMGETSDYFKPKFSTSLGLNLGLGNGGLFLYPKASLHAFTFNQITPDAGYTYTLQKGRATTYLLNVALGYRKIVNKWAFYGFAGAGGGFILTPQASVNTTTLQVTQDNKSNGLGIAEGGAGIEYNIGGANLFVEASYMYGFSKIQNRAFNTVPISIGIKPNLSKLLSKL, encoded by the coding sequence ATGAAATTAAAATTACTATTATCTCTTCTGTTGCTATGTACAACAGTATCAATCAAAGTAAAAGCACAAAGCAGACCAGACAAACTCTATTCGATGAGTGGAATTGGCTTTGCATTCCCAATGGGCGAAACTTCAGATTATTTTAAGCCGAAATTTTCAACATCACTAGGTTTAAACCTGGGTTTGGGCAACGGTGGTCTGTTCTTATACCCCAAGGCAAGTTTACATGCTTTTACTTTTAACCAGATAACACCAGATGCGGGTTATACCTATACCTTACAAAAAGGCAGGGCAACCACCTATTTGTTAAATGTTGCTTTAGGCTACCGTAAAATTGTAAACAAATGGGCTTTTTATGGTTTTGCAGGTGCTGGTGGCGGCTTTATTCTAACGCCTCAGGCTAGTGTAAATACCACAACGCTGCAGGTTACCCAAGATAATAAATCAAATGGTTTGGGTATTGCCGAAGGTGGGGCCGGTATTGAATATAATATTGGAGGCGCTAATTTATTTGTTGAGGCCAGTTACATGTATGGTTTCAGTAAAATCCAGAACAGGGCTTTTAATACTGTACCAATTTCTATAGGCATTAAACCTAATTTAAGCAAGTTATTAAGTAAACTTTAA
- a CDS encoding DNA polymerase-3 subunit epsilon (product_source=KO:K02342; cath_funfam=3.30.420.10,3.40.1440.10; cog=COG0847; ko=KO:K02342; pfam=PF00929,PF01541; smart=SM00465,SM00479; superfamily=53098; tigrfam=TIGR00573), with translation MLYAVVDIETTGGHASANGITEVAINIHDGNEIVESYTTLINPKQPIPVYITALTGIDDNMLLDAPTFDDVALEIYQLLNDKIFVAHNVNFDYSFLKHHLAAAGYDLQCKKLCTVRLSRKLIPGKSSYSLGKLCTALRIPIQNRHRAAGDADATSILFNLLLEYDQEGIIAEMLKKTSKEQVLPPHLDKASILRLPHQPGVYYFKDSKGKIIYVGKAKDLKKRVTSHFTGNTPNRQRQDFLRTIHHVDHVICGTELMALILEANEIKRLWPENNRAMKRYEHKYDLYVFEDQNGYLRLAIDKHKKNNNAFQSFNSLLEGYNFLNQLVDKYQLCAKLCYLQKTATKCYAHENGQCFGACSGIETVSVYNKKLNTALADIQKQQPSFALVDEGRKEEEFSCLVVENGKFYGMGYFTDKNYLSDGLAPIKNDLSIYQSNSYILNLILNYAEQHPQKLYKL, from the coding sequence ATGTTATACGCAGTTGTAGATATCGAAACCACTGGCGGTCATGCCTCAGCAAATGGCATTACCGAGGTTGCCATTAACATCCATGATGGCAATGAAATAGTTGAATCTTACACTACCCTAATTAATCCGAAGCAGCCTATCCCCGTTTACATTACGGCGCTTACAGGTATTGATGATAACATGTTGTTGGATGCCCCAACTTTTGATGATGTTGCTTTAGAGATTTATCAATTATTAAACGATAAGATTTTTGTGGCGCACAATGTAAACTTCGATTATTCCTTTTTGAAGCATCATTTGGCAGCTGCAGGATATGATTTACAATGCAAAAAGCTATGTACGGTAAGGTTGAGCAGAAAACTAATTCCTGGCAAATCTTCTTATAGTTTAGGAAAACTTTGTACAGCTTTGCGGATCCCGATTCAAAACCGGCATCGGGCAGCGGGAGATGCAGATGCAACCAGTATCCTATTCAATTTATTACTAGAATACGATCAGGAAGGCATAATCGCAGAAATGCTGAAGAAAACATCGAAAGAGCAGGTTTTACCGCCACACTTAGATAAAGCTTCTATTCTAAGGTTACCTCATCAACCTGGCGTATATTATTTTAAGGATAGTAAAGGCAAGATTATTTATGTTGGGAAAGCAAAAGACCTTAAAAAACGCGTAACCAGCCATTTTACAGGCAATACACCAAACCGACAGCGACAGGATTTTTTACGCACTATTCATCATGTAGACCATGTAATATGTGGTACCGAATTAATGGCACTCATTTTAGAAGCCAATGAAATAAAACGCCTTTGGCCTGAAAATAACCGGGCTATGAAGCGTTATGAGCATAAATATGATTTATATGTTTTCGAAGATCAAAACGGCTATTTGCGTTTAGCGATAGATAAACATAAAAAAAACAATAACGCTTTTCAGAGTTTCAATAGTCTGTTGGAAGGTTATAATTTCTTAAACCAATTGGTTGATAAATACCAGCTTTGTGCAAAGCTCTGTTACCTGCAAAAAACGGCCACTAAATGTTATGCACACGAAAATGGGCAGTGTTTTGGTGCCTGCAGTGGAATAGAGACTGTTAGTGTTTATAATAAAAAATTAAACACAGCATTGGCTGATATCCAGAAACAACAACCAAGTTTCGCATTGGTGGATGAAGGTAGAAAAGAAGAAGAATTTAGCTGCCTGGTTGTTGAAAACGGGAAATTTTATGGAATGGGTTATTTTACAGATAAAAATTACTTATCAGATGGCCTGGCTCCCATCAAAAATGATCTTTCTATTTATCAATCCAACAGTTATATCTTAAATTTAATTCTGAATTACGCAGAACAACATCCACAGAAATTGTATAAATTGTAA